The Bacteroidota bacterium nucleotide sequence CGTCAATGCACCGGCCTTCGGTATCTTCAGCCGCTGTCCTTTCCGGATGATATCGGGGTCTTTAATCTGGTCGCGGTTGCCCTGCCAGATCTTCGGCCACATGAACGGGTTGTTATAGATATCCTTCTTCTTCGAAATATTCCACAAGCAGTCGCGGTTCTTCTTCCAAGAGCCGACGACATAGGTTTTTTCCAGACTCGCAAGGAATTCCGGCTTCGAAATGGCATCGCGGAGGCCGTTGATCTTCTGCTGCAGAGCGTTCAGTCTGTCGTGGTATTCGTCCAACGCCGCAAGCTTTGACTTCTCTAATGCATCCAAGCGGGCCTGAACGGAATCGATCTCGGCTTTGCGCGCATAGAGGTCCTGGTTCGATAACCGAGCAAGTTCGTTGATCCAGTTCTCGAGGGCGCTCAATTGCGCTTCGTAGGCCTTTCGCGCTTCGTCGCTCGCACCGGTCATCGTCCTTGTTTCGTTCACGGTCGATTCGATCTTCTGATTCAAGGAGGCGAGCAGAGCCTTAAGGCTGTCGACATCCTTGGTGAGCTGAGCGAGGGTCTTTTTCAGATTATCCCGCTGAGCAGTGTAATCGGTCATTGCCTTTTGCCATTCTTCTTTTGTCATCTTTGTCTGGGCGACGACCGAAGAACCAGCAGCGGCAACGAACACGAGGATAAATCCTACAACACATAATTTTCTAAAATTCATGAGTGACTCCTTCAAAATAATCATTGCTGGCTTTTCAAGCGTTCGCGGGTTGCGTCTTGTTCTTTCACAGCTGCCGCAAGCTCTGCCTGTTTGTCTGCGATCTGCTTCTGCAGACTTGCTTTTTCGGCCTGCTTGGCATCGACCTCTTTCTGGAGTGACGCGACCTCAGCTTTCAACGCTTCCAACTGGGCGAGTTCATCGTCGCTGGGCCCGCTGCTGCAACCGGCAACCACAAACGTCAACGAGAGGAAAGCCGCTGCTGCAAATAGCTTCATTGCTTTCTTCATAATGTACCTGTTTCCTGTATAATGAGATGTTCTGGAAAAACCGACATTTCCCACGTGAAAAATAGCGAAATGGTTGAACGATGTCAAGCGAAAAAACGGCCTATCTTCCAGGTCAAGCATATTTATACAATTTTTTCGACGGAATTCCGCACTCCCGCCGGCTTAAAAAGAATTAATCCCATCAGAAATCCGCAAAAGGATCGGCCGGTCGGTCCTTCTCTGAGGTTCTGACCCCGGCATGCGGTGTCCTTGGCAGGAATTACATCAATCCTCTCTCGGCGAAGCTTGTGAAGTTCGCACCGGCGATGATGATGTGGTCGTGAACCGGTATGCCGATGACTTTTCCCGCCTCGACGATTTGTTTCGTGATCGAAACATCCTCCTGACTCGGCTCCGGATTTCCGCTCGGATGATTGTGCATCAAAATGACGCTGGCTGCATGCTCTAGAATTGCATGGCGAAAAACCTCGCGCGGATGCGTAAGGGACGAGTTGAGCAGCCCTTTGGTAATGGTAATTTCCCTGATAATTTTATTCGCGCTGTTCAGAAGAACGACAAGGAATACTTCCTGCTGGAGATCCCGGAGGGACGGAATGAACTGCTCGGCAATGTCCGCAGGGGACCTGATCATCTTCCGCTCGATCTCAGGGGAGGATTGAAGACGGCGCGCAAGCTCGAAGGCCGCCGCGATCGTGACCGCTTTTGCATCGCCGATACCTTTGAACTGTTTCAGGTCGGCGACGGCCATGCCGGCAAGCCCTCTGAGCGTTCCTTTTTCGATGAACAGAGTTTTCGCGAGGTCGAGTGCCGTGACCTTTCCGCTTCCCGACCCTATCAAAATTGCCAGCAGCTCCGCATCGCTGAGCAATTCCGGTCCGACGTTGATGAGCTTTTCGCGCGGCCGTTCGTTACGAGGCCAGTCTTTGATTCTGGAGTGGTAGAACGAAGATTCGTTGACGTTTCTTTTCGACGATCCATCCATAGGTCCCCCCTGACGCGATGGTTTATTGTGGTGCTGCGTCTTTCTTGTAGAAAATTTCGTCGATCTTTGAAATTTTCCCCTTTTTGTATTGAAGAATGTGAAGAAAGGAATTGACTCTGCTTTCGGTGAACGAGATCCTGGAATGGTATCCGGGAAAATCGGAAACTTTTCCCAGCAGCTCCGTCAGCCGTTCTCGCGTCGTGCCGCCGTTCTGAATCTGTGCGAGGACGA carries:
- the radC gene encoding DNA repair protein RadC codes for the protein MDGSSKRNVNESSFYHSRIKDWPRNERPREKLINVGPELLSDAELLAILIGSGSGKVTALDLAKTLFIEKGTLRGLAGMAVADLKQFKGIGDAKAVTIAAAFELARRLQSSPEIERKMIRSPADIAEQFIPSLRDLQQEVFLVVLLNSANKIIREITITKGLLNSSLTHPREVFRHAILEHAASVILMHNHPSGNPEPSQEDVSITKQIVEAGKVIGIPVHDHIIIAGANFTSFAERGLM